From the Choristoneura fumiferana chromosome 15, NRCan_CFum_1, whole genome shotgun sequence genome, the window tttttttggaatataatattagccaaaagaaaacgtttgcttaataaacatttgtcaTAATAAACCGTGACAGTGCAAAATTATGCAAAATGATAagttgaccaaatgaataaaatgcgaaatgttaatatgctaaagattcgtttgggaaatgaaactactgcaataagttttttgggaagtgaaatttggcgaaaaataatttgccgaaacggcagtatgTACACACCAGAAGGAAATAGACACTAGGGAGAAATGTTATTGGAGAGGTCATTAAAGTCATGAGCGTGAGACAGTTTAGAATCATTACcaaaatacatactaaaacACCGCTGATCAATTTCAACCAGAGCATTAATCTTTGCCTGAAGTTGTACATTGAACACATGGTCAACTTACTATGTAATTATGATTGAACAAGTTACACACAGCTGGGATTCATCAAGACAACGGTCAGTTCTTTGCGAGGCACTGTAGGTAAGCAGTAACAGCCCTCAGTAGCGGTACTTGGTGGAGTAGTCTTTAGGGGAGACGACAAGACCGCGTCCCTTGCGCGCGCCGCGGTAGACCGTCTCGAGGATGTCGACCATCTCCTGCTTGTCCTCGAGCGGCCAGTTGATCTTGTTGTTGTTGCCGGTGCCCAGATCGATCATGATGTGCTTGTTGCGGAAGAAGAACATCACCGTGCACGGGTCGTACAGCTCGTACCTGCACCACACAATATTACCTTCAAATGCTGGTTGACAAATTCATTCATTAGGCATGCTCCTGTACGCAGAGACTCCGTCTCTGGACAGGGAACAGTTTAATGTGGTTCTCTGTGGCTTTCCATGAGGCTGACacagtcacatttggtgtacttaagcctcattaaaataagattaaaaaaaatatgttgaataaaagtttttaatttacaactttatatgaaaatttacatatttgatacattatttttaataatatttaatgtacATAAACATGATGTTCAAAACTTTGCCCTGAATTTTAAGTCGAAGCAAGTGAATGTTTGTGGGTAGAGTAAAAGTTGAGTTGTAAGATTTTGTTTCTAAAACTTACATAGTTTGGTACTTTACTTTTACAAGTGAAGTTAATATTAGGGTGTCAATGGCCCAGTTTACACCAATAACAAAATGTGTGCAGGATGCACAAGTTTAAAGTGGTAAATAAAGTTctacaatgtaatgcaacttacacTATTTTTCTAGCACGCCTAAACTGGACTAAAACTagaaattttatacaaaataatctATATAATCATGCACTGTGTAAGAGCATAAAGCATTGAGTATTTAAATACTAGTTAATAATATTCCTTCATCAGTGAGGtttgaagcattttttttttcactgatGAAAGCCAAAAAGTAGGATTGAAAATGAACACtgacaaaactaaaataatgacCAATAGTATCCAAAGTCCAATTAACATAGACCGAAAGACGATAGaatatgtcaataaatatatataccttgGAAAATTCATACAATTTGACATCAACAGAAACGAAAATGAAGTAGACAGAAGGATTAATACAACTTGGAAAAAGTATTGGGCCCAGAAAGAAGTCTTAAAAGGAAACTATAGTCTGAGGCTAAAGAAGAAAATAATGCCCTATTACCCTGCTTAACATATGCTAGCCAGACTGGGACATTCACAAACaaggttaaaaacaaaatactccCATGATGCTATGGAAAGAAGTATCCTGAAACTGAAAAGAATtgataaaatatgaaatactgACATATGccagaaaacaaaattaacagaCGCATTGCAACATGCCTTCAAACCGAAGTGGAAGTGGGCAGGTCATGTAGCTACATATCGGGATAATAGATGGACATTACAAACAATGGAGTGGCTTGGTCTTGCTGGAAAAAGACAAAGAGGATGGCAAAAGAAACGATAGGTTGATGAAATTGTAAAAACAGCTGGAAATAACTGGATGAGCATcgctcaaaacaaacaaaagtggAAAGACATGAAGGAGGCTTTTACCCAATAGGAGCCATAACAGTAACTACTTATccctaaaataatttatatatcaACTTATTGTACTGTATGGATACAtaaagatttaataataatgaacaTGTTCTACAAACTCACATCTTGTTGAAGTCCGGCACCTCGGTGATGTCCACGAGGTAGACCACGGCAAAGTTCTTGACCTTCTCCGCGATGCTGTACAGCACCTCGTCCATCTTCATGCACGTCGGGTCCCAGTCGTGCCCGAAGCGGATCACCTGACCACACGCACATACTTCAGCAATCAACTATTATGTTATTATGTTTAATGCacatattttagtaattttCTTACGTTTTGAGAGAAAACGATATGGTAACTCAGCAGTACGCATACCAAACACTAGCACTGAgtagtatgtatttaaattattctttAGAAAGGAGATATTGAGCTTGCAAGATCAAATTTCTAGAATGTTGAATTGAATAACCTAATTGTTACTCACCACTACTCGGTCCTCCTCCGACAGGATGGCCTGGTCCACTTGCCAGCCGTTGTGGAGATGCCCCAGCATGTAACTCATTTTGGTTTAGCTTAAAAACccccgaaataaatatacaaatgaACAAGTATGCGAGTAATGCGAGTAGCGTTTCTGTGATCGAGCAagagcaataaaataaaatgtcaaccATATgtcaacacaacacaacaacaagcGCTGTCATGTCATGTatgctgctgggctactacgaaactcgaaactcgaagttcgtatggtgccgtttctctcgctctcgtatttaatagtgtaagtgtcaaagggaccgcacgacacgaacttcgaatatGGAGTTCATAGTAGCCCAGCTGTCACGCAGACGTCATACGCTTAttgctgtcactgtcactgtcaaagTGTCCCCCGTAAAAAAGCTAAGGAGTTTTAGTTCATACTGCATCGTCTCGTAAAAGGCCCAATTTATGCTTAgaatacttactaatattatatgaaaTGTGAAACTAACTGTATCCATCTGGCGTGTCCGTCCTCAACACGCTTAACCTTTTGACCGCCGTATTCTAGTAATAAGACGCCCAACCCAATGTCAAGCCACTATCGCCGTAAGTAGTCTTATATAGTtcaaaatgtcatatagtttcggtgtaggtggcgatacgggcacgtacgaatgaaaaAGTATTGGTGGTTAAAAGGTTAAACCGCTGAAGGAATGTAGTCGAACTAAAACATGCTAGGCGGGCATAGTCAgcaacatccaagactcaagtacctactcctactacaaacatttatattcaacatacaagtattagcaaaaaatattcgcaaaaaattgtcgcagttctacctaaaactggtcctcgcttcgctcgtcgtcgtacctaacctaaccataccTGCCTTAGTGGAATAGGtacaattggctaagtaaagttttttgagagaggcgctaattatattttttttcgatagtcgacgtcttaataatcgagaaactgcagctcttttatttttatttcctcttattaattagaaatatttttttaagtggtcgatatgacgtttgtgagattgaaattgcagaaccgttgagggcttagtacttagtagaaaaactaaaaaaaaaaacgaagtcaactgtcactgctgtcactgtcaagtagaatctaacctaaaaccgttttatttactttgcgatttggtgcgatcagtgttttttggataatttttaaaagacctctcagcacaaactcagtactttaaaatttgccgcatttctccacgacctttgcatgataattggaccacgattggatagtttcgacgactattttggctctgcttcttcgacaacgctatcttgcagtctcgacgacacttggcttgatatttggactgccttacgagtaaattcgaatcacagtatccctacaatggattcagacgactccgacagtattcgagttgaaatggagcattacagaaatgttctctaatgctttgtacgttggtctatgaaatacagacgagatttcagaattctgcgtatttatgcatcctagtctttacaagcgacttggtgcaagtcagcttcatcttccactgcaagttgctcatcaacaacatgatatacgaaccctctagcccttcaacatcaaacacagcaaaggagaacataacagaagggagagatatcgtgtttttttaccaaaacaataaaaaggacatggtctcagtaagagtcatgctatacattaaaatatttatgcacaaatgggtttatattctttatttcaaagtgtattgaaggaagagtttctgctaaatcatttacagaatgaagtggctttgtgtggctactaaaaaggggtgattccatataaagtcatagcgaccttgaggttacatgtgaaatgcgtgatttgaagattaaaagaatccgtatttttgaagcgtctctgttattaaccataaccacataaaattatgtagacaaagctgtcttattgcatgtgttttagatagttttagttaatttgcagagtaatataataaaaatgcaataatttatgttttatttatttcataaatgtacaaattatcataaaaacgtttagcataagctaaacgcattgcatgtgttttagatggttttagttaatttgcagagtaatataataaaaatgcaataatttatattgtttttatt encodes:
- the Dim1 gene encoding thioredoxin-like protein Dim1; protein product: MSYMLGHLHNGWQVDQAILSEEDRVVVIRFGHDWDPTCMKMDEVLYSIAEKVKNFAVVYLVDITEVPDFNKMYELYDPCTVMFFFRNKHIMIDLGTGNNNKINWPLEDKQEMVDILETVYRGARKGRGLVVSPKDYSTKYRY